TATCACCCAGACAAATCAAGCGTAAGTTCATGAAGGCCATATTTTCAACATTATTTTAGTCAAATGAGGATTCTTTAAATATTAACTACTTATTAATGTTtcataattttcatattttaaacTTGAGGCAAGTGTTAAATGATTTCAGTCAAAATTCAAACAAAAGAAAACTGCTATTGATTGAATTAAGCTAAATcattttctaataaaaaaaatttcatgATTCCAGGATGATGCATCAGCTAAGAAATTTCGAGCAATATCAGAGGCATATGAAGTATTAGGAAATGTAAAATTGAAGAAAATGTATGACAAGGGTATGTATCAGAAAGACCAAGTTCCACTATTATTATacttagggccaccccacactagcgtctcccgagcgtcagcATCCAGTCAagtctatggctgctgctcgacacAACGTTAACACAAATGTGCAGCAatgccattttccatagcgctgactaaaCATTGACGTTCAAAAATCGCTAGTGTGTGGTGGCTCTATATTAttacaacacacacacacacccattCCGAGTGTACCTGTATTATTCAACACATTTATGCTGATTCTACATATACAAAGATTGCTTGTAGACATTAAAACACTTGTTGATAAGAGTAGTATgcaatgtttttattattttaaatgtgtGAATTTGATAAAAGTACTTACCGTGTTTATGATATTTTCGTTTTGGTGTAAGCAACCGGagctttatattatttattacttgcTGACTATTAGTACTAAATTAGTCACTTTCTGCAGATTTGCTTTCTGCTGAGATGCACCGCAACACTcattttacttacttacattgTTAAATGCTGTAGCTAAGGATACAGGGTCCAAAAATACCTATACAATAACCTTTTTTCACCTCAAATTTTTGCCATTGTCTTCTTTCCTTCTCTTTGCATCAGTTTCCTCATCACTGAGAGTTGTGGCCACTTCTAGAGAACAGCTTCTCTTTGACAATCTGCCGCCACCTCTTTCTGTGTCACTGAATGTAGTGCATTGTGGAGTGTTACATCAAAAGCTGAGCTAACTTGTCTTCATTCTTAATATACTATTAGTCATCCTGCTTTCCTCAGGTCTATTGACACGAGAGAGTCCCCACAGTCACACAGACTACCGCCCTGAGCCTGAACCAACAGACCCTACCCTCAAGTTCTACAAGTCCCGAGCTTCAAGACACATCACTCCTACCATGGATGGGAAAGTACCCATTTACGACTTTGATGCCTGGTATGTGCCTTACTttcgaattattattattatttttatgtgttGTCTTCTCTTACTATTCATACCATTAGGCGGTGTCCAGATGGAAGTATTTTTCGCACAATCTGATCAAATTGACTTTCATTATGTGGTCTGACGCAAATATGAAATTCAAGAATAGCTCACTGATCCCACTTTAAATTGTGTACGCTTGTGGATGCTGGATGAGATTGACTATCAAATTACCGTTGATTGATTGTCACAACTGAACGCCAACTCATCCACATTGATAACTGACAATTTGTAGACCTTATTGTTATTGCAAAAACGTAAGATCCAACAATGGTAGTTTAAGAAGTGTTGCTGTTAATGCAGTCTTTCAGTAGCAAaggtaattatttacttatagATTATTTATTAAGCATCCAAATGATTTTATTTCAGGTCAAAAAACCATTATGGAGATGTGTTCAAAAAATCACAATATGATAAAGAAATTTTGAGGAAGAAACGAGAGAAGCAAATGGATGCAGTGCATTCCAACCGTCAAGAGGCAACTATTTATATTCTGTTTGCACTCACAGGGCTCTTCTTCGCACTGGTGCTCCGCGGGCAGTCAGAATATGATGTGGACAGGACGCGCAAAATAGAAACTATACAAAGTAGCACTGAGGACAAAATTGAGTCTTCATagtaagattttattttatgggCAGTTTATACGGGTATAAAGTAATatggaataaattatttttcaaatcTTATGCTCTTGTTGTAGAATAACTGGGCTTCATGAAATAAGACCCTATTTGCGTAAGCAATGCAGCCCACTGCCACAACCGCCTGTACCTCTGCGGCTGCATCTCTCCACACAAGGccatttattaatttagttgcGAAACTAAATTCgataaaattacatttaacaCTTAGACATCATGTACTAGTGTAACACTTTTTTCGTGCTTTTTTTTCTCATCGTCAATagtaatttatttcatattactgtagtgtcgtcAAACAATTTGTAGTCCAAATTTTAGCACTAATTATGTCATAGTGATTCATTGTTGTTTTGTTtcaatttattgataaaaatgcTTTGTATATATTGTACATATCTACAATAACTTTAAATAACATGTGATACGTCATACAATGGCGCGTGTAAAAGTTGGCCCGTTGCCTAAATCATGTGAGGAGATAATTGTAAATGactagaaaataaaatatttatttaaagttgatgattacttttattgaaaactttctctattaaaaaaaaagagctataatt
The window above is part of the Cydia splendana chromosome 19, ilCydSple1.2, whole genome shotgun sequence genome. Proteins encoded here:
- the LOC134800252 gene encoding dnaJ homolog subfamily C member 30, mitochondrial-like: MLRQNKTRLVRNVVRTLHTSSVAYANHYEVLGVTPRSTQNDIKSAYYKLSKLYHPDKSSDDASAKKFRAISEAYEVLGNVKLKKMYDKGLLTRESPHSHTDYRPEPEPTDPTLKFYKSRASRHITPTMDGKVPIYDFDAWSKNHYGDVFKKSQYDKEILRKKREKQMDAVHSNRQEATIYILFALTGLFFALVLRGQSEYDVDRTRKIETIQSSTEDKIESS